The following proteins are co-located in the Brevibacillus laterosporus DSM 25 genome:
- a CDS encoding FecCD family ABC transporter permease, whose translation MKSRFIKSLLWMLPLIFGLISIGIGRYHVDFIVQTKILLSQIVPIEKTWTNMDETVVMNIRLPRILLAMLIGGGLSIAGAAFQGMFANPLVSPDILGVSAGAGFGASIGILLFGNGFTMQIFSLLMGMLAIGFAFLIGGSKRDMPIFMLVLAGVVTSALFQALISLVKFLADPEEKLPSITYWLMGSLGTASYSDLLIGGPLILIGIIILYILRWRLNILSLSEDEAKSLGISVAKMKWLVILGATLITSSAVAIAGIIGWVGLIIPHIARMLVGSNNQYVLPASISIGAMYLLIIDNLARSLTAAEIPLSILTAIVGAPFFAYLLRKTGGGWS comes from the coding sequence ATGAAATCTAGATTCATAAAATCATTACTTTGGATGCTACCGCTGATATTTGGACTTATATCAATTGGCATTGGACGTTATCACGTAGATTTTATTGTACAAACTAAAATATTACTTTCACAAATAGTCCCTATAGAAAAGACGTGGACAAATATGGATGAAACGGTTGTAATGAATATCCGTCTTCCCCGTATTTTACTTGCAATGCTCATCGGCGGCGGTCTATCCATCGCCGGTGCTGCATTCCAAGGAATGTTTGCGAATCCTTTAGTCAGTCCTGACATTTTAGGTGTTTCTGCCGGTGCTGGATTCGGTGCGTCTATTGGAATATTACTCTTTGGTAATGGTTTTACAATGCAAATTTTCTCACTACTGATGGGAATGTTAGCCATTGGATTCGCATTTCTTATCGGTGGTTCCAAACGAGATATGCCTATTTTTATGCTAGTGTTAGCAGGGGTTGTAACAAGCGCCTTATTTCAAGCTCTTATTTCACTAGTGAAGTTTCTAGCTGATCCAGAAGAAAAGCTGCCCTCCATTACCTATTGGCTGATGGGCAGCCTCGGAACAGCAAGCTATTCAGATTTATTAATTGGTGGTCCACTCATATTAATAGGAATCATCATTTTATATATCTTACGTTGGCGTTTAAATATTTTATCGCTTTCTGAAGATGAAGCAAAATCGCTTGGGATATCGGTAGCGAAGATGAAATGGCTTGTAATTTTAGGGGCAACGTTAATTACATCTTCTGCAGTCGCAATAGCAGGAATCATAGGCTGGGTTGGTTTAATTATCCCACATATTGCCCGAATGCTTGTTGGTAGTAATAATCAGTATGTATTGCCTGCATCCATCTCAATTGGTGCGATGTATTTGTTAATTATTGATAATTTAGCGAGAAGTTTAACCGCAGCAGAAATACCATTATCGATCTTAACAGCAATTGTCGGGGCACCTTTTTTTGCGTATTTATTACGAAAAACAGGAGGTGGCTGGAGTTGA
- a CDS encoding ABC transporter ATP-binding protein, which produces MILQIKDGNYFYKKSNHGNEQKYLYHNDINFELQPGEIMSILGPNGAGKTTMLKCIMGLLRWKKGETLLGGKPLSSYSRKEVWQTIGYVPQASKMTFGYSILDLVIMGRALLLHTYAQPSEVDRKAALDALDMVGIQHLAEQPCTAVSGGELQLALIARTLVSEPKILVLDEPESHLDIHKQKIILQTIKKLVKERGLACVINTHYANHAFYFGDKVLMVAKDQPIITGPVSELMTEENILNYFHIEVTKLLHKVDGHVYETIIPKYFGIDYDIN; this is translated from the coding sequence TTGATTTTACAAATAAAAGATGGCAACTATTTTTATAAAAAATCAAATCATGGCAATGAACAAAAGTATTTATACCATAACGATATCAACTTTGAACTACAGCCTGGGGAAATTATGTCCATTCTCGGCCCAAACGGTGCGGGAAAAACGACAATGCTAAAGTGTATAATGGGGTTGTTGAGATGGAAAAAGGGAGAAACTTTATTAGGTGGGAAACCTCTTTCTAGCTATAGTCGAAAGGAAGTATGGCAAACTATTGGTTATGTACCACAAGCATCTAAAATGACATTTGGCTATTCTATTTTAGATTTAGTAATAATGGGGCGTGCATTGTTACTTCATACTTACGCACAACCATCTGAAGTCGATAGAAAAGCTGCACTAGATGCACTCGATATGGTAGGTATTCAACACCTAGCAGAACAGCCGTGCACAGCTGTTAGTGGTGGGGAACTACAACTTGCATTGATTGCTCGTACATTGGTATCAGAACCTAAAATTTTAGTATTGGATGAGCCAGAATCGCATCTAGATATTCATAAGCAGAAAATTATATTACAAACGATTAAAAAGCTTGTGAAAGAACGTGGGCTAGCATGTGTTATCAATACACATTACGCAAATCATGCATTTTATTTTGGAGATAAAGTGCTCATGGTTGCTAAAGACCAACCAATTATTACAGGTCCAGTATCTGAGTTGATGACAGAAGAAAACATATTAAATTACTTCCATATCGAAGTGACTAAGCTACTTCATAAGGTTGATGGACATGTATACGAAACAATAATACCAAAATATTTCGGTATAGATTACGATATTAATTGA
- a CDS encoding leucine-rich repeat domain-containing protein, with translation MEEKVINSSSQLPSLSSKITNLTLEEGDLSDLSILKNLESLQYITVGKNKIKDLSSIQSLRNLIFLDVSNNPLQSIDPVKQFSNLERLQLMNTAVMDINVLSSLSKLRFLDIRGTNVTSVKPLSELKKLTILLANPQKLKDVNILDKKVNVAEDANYINDGD, from the coding sequence TTGGAAGAAAAGGTAATTAATTCCTCCTCACAACTCCCTTCGTTATCCTCAAAAATTACAAATCTCACGTTAGAAGAAGGCGATTTATCTGACTTGAGCATCCTTAAAAATCTTGAATCTCTACAGTATATTACTGTGGGAAAAAATAAAATTAAGGATTTATCTTCTATACAATCACTACGTAACCTTATTTTCCTAGATGTATCCAATAATCCCCTTCAATCAATTGATCCAGTAAAACAGTTTTCTAACTTGGAACGATTACAACTTATGAACACAGCCGTAATGGATATTAATGTATTAAGCTCTCTTTCAAAACTTAGATTTTTAGATATTCGAGGGACGAATGTGACATCAGTCAAACCTTTATCTGAACTTAAAAAACTTACCATTTTATTAGCGAATCCCCAAAAGCTAAAAGATGTAAATATTCTCGATAAAAAAGTAAACGTAGCAGAAGATGCAAATTATATTAACGATGGAGATTAA
- a CDS encoding zinc ribbon domain-containing protein, giving the protein MLYLSIAVVTGFIAVFIVLICLLVFLIMRQNQLHKVSKKNVLTTCKVCQKQIAVKAEICPHCGKRLKISPVMGCLIFLLILGLIGGVGITVVNFTVPKNVTSKPASVGRLFWDESIAIYNMLDRKISYNTGTNSEESQFIFDYIGRYGINNLTTDELTIYSYVLDVIKTHQDQQEGDTNVVNSQKFVEAKSKLQDIFGK; this is encoded by the coding sequence GTGCTATACTTGTCTATTGCTGTAGTAACGGGATTTATAGCCGTTTTTATTGTACTAATTTGCTTACTTGTTTTTTTGATTATGAGACAAAATCAATTACATAAGGTATCAAAGAAAAATGTACTGACTACCTGTAAGGTTTGCCAAAAACAGATTGCAGTAAAGGCTGAGATTTGCCCACACTGTGGAAAACGACTTAAAATTTCGCCAGTGATGGGCTGTCTGATTTTCCTTCTTATTTTGGGATTAATAGGGGGAGTAGGTATTACTGTTGTTAATTTTACAGTACCTAAAAATGTTACTAGTAAACCAGCTAGTGTGGGTCGATTATTTTGGGATGAATCAATAGCCATATACAATATGCTAGATAGAAAAATAAGCTATAATACGGGCACAAACTCTGAGGAATCACAATTTATTTTTGACTATATAGGCAGATACGGCATCAATAATTTAACAACTGATGAACTTACCATATACTCTTATGTTTTGGATGTAATCAAGACACATCAAGATCAGCAGGAGGGAGACACAAATGTTGTAAACTCGCAAAAATTTGTAGAAGCGAAGTCGAAGTTACAAGATATTTTCGGAAAGTAA
- a CDS encoding formate--tetrahydrofolate ligase, whose protein sequence is MKPIVEVANHLGITEDDLELYGKYKAKLSLDAWEKRKDQPDGKLVLVTAMNPTPAGEGKTLTTIGLSQALNHIGKKTIAALREPSLGPCMGMKGGATGSGNAQIMPAEDINLHFTGDIHAITAAHNLLSALIDNHLFQHNSLRLNPSKIVWKRALDMNDRSLRHIVVGLGDANGVVREDGFMITTASEIMAILCLSESLEDLKERLGRIIIGYDLDDQPVTAKQLEAIEAMTVLLKEAIKPNLVQTIEGTPVIVHGGPFANIAHGCSSVIGTKLALKLADYVVTEAGFGADLGAEKFFDIKCRKAGLTPQAAVLVVTVKALKYNGGVKKDELQKANLPALEAGFSNVQRHIENLKKFGVPVVVAINHFATDFSEEVAFVKEKCQTLGIEAAVSNVWADGGAGGVELAEKLVSVLEGIPSEYKPLYELNKPITDKIKTIVGEIYRGSDVSFSPAAIKTLRKIEELGLSDLPVCMAKTPYSFSDQANLLGAPTDFVVNVSEIRLSAGAGFIVVLTGNVLTMPGLPKVPAAQHIHLDKNGQVTGLM, encoded by the coding sequence ATGAAGCCGATTGTGGAAGTTGCAAATCACCTAGGTATTACAGAAGATGATCTAGAGCTTTATGGGAAATATAAAGCTAAGCTTTCATTAGACGCATGGGAAAAACGAAAGGATCAACCAGATGGTAAATTAGTGTTGGTGACTGCCATGAATCCTACACCAGCTGGAGAAGGTAAAACACTAACAACCATTGGACTTTCTCAAGCATTAAATCATATTGGTAAAAAAACGATAGCTGCCTTACGTGAGCCTTCACTAGGTCCATGCATGGGTATGAAAGGCGGAGCTACAGGCAGTGGTAATGCTCAAATAATGCCAGCAGAAGATATCAATCTACATTTTACAGGCGATATTCATGCCATTACAGCAGCGCATAATCTATTATCTGCTCTTATTGATAATCATCTTTTTCAACATAATTCCCTTCGCCTTAACCCAAGTAAAATCGTCTGGAAACGAGCACTCGACATGAACGATCGTTCACTTCGACATATTGTAGTTGGATTAGGTGATGCGAATGGCGTAGTTCGTGAGGATGGCTTCATGATCACCACAGCATCAGAGATTATGGCGATCCTTTGTTTAAGCGAAAGTTTGGAAGATTTAAAAGAGCGTCTAGGTCGAATCATTATCGGTTATGACTTGGATGATCAGCCAGTCACAGCTAAGCAATTAGAAGCGATCGAGGCTATGACTGTACTCTTAAAAGAAGCAATTAAGCCTAATTTGGTACAAACCATCGAAGGAACTCCTGTCATTGTGCATGGGGGGCCTTTTGCCAATATCGCTCATGGTTGTAGCAGTGTAATTGGTACAAAACTAGCTCTAAAGCTAGCCGATTATGTAGTGACGGAAGCTGGATTTGGTGCTGATCTTGGCGCTGAAAAATTCTTTGATATCAAATGTAGAAAAGCAGGTCTCACGCCTCAAGCCGCTGTATTAGTCGTTACTGTAAAAGCACTTAAATATAACGGCGGTGTAAAAAAAGACGAGTTGCAAAAGGCCAACCTGCCTGCTTTGGAAGCTGGTTTTTCTAACGTACAGCGTCACATCGAGAACTTGAAAAAATTTGGTGTACCTGTGGTGGTTGCGATTAATCATTTTGCGACAGATTTTTCTGAAGAGGTCGCTTTTGTCAAAGAGAAATGTCAGACTCTCGGTATAGAAGCGGCAGTATCAAATGTGTGGGCAGATGGTGGTGCTGGCGGTGTGGAACTTGCTGAGAAGCTAGTCAGCGTACTGGAGGGAATACCTTCTGAATATAAGCCATTGTATGAATTAAACAAACCCATAACAGATAAAATCAAGACGATTGTGGGAGAAATCTATCGTGGCTCTGATGTTTCTTTCTCACCAGCAGCTATAAAGACGTTACGTAAAATTGAAGAGTTAGGGTTGTCGGACTTGCCTGTTTGCATGGCTAAAACTCCTTATTCTTTCTCAGATCAAGCGAACTTATTAGGAGCTCCTACGGATTTCGTAGTGAATGTAAGCGAAATTCGTCTTTCCGCCGGAGCTGGATTTATCGTTGTTCTTACAGGCAATGTATTGACCATGCCAGGTTTGCCAAAAGTACCTGCCGCTCAGCATATTCATCTAGATAAGAATGGACAAGTAACGGGACTAATGTAG
- a CDS encoding GIY-YIG nuclease family protein: MSTSRKAELKRQYKETKPIGGVYQIKNIQNQKIFVGSTPNLKMMNGRLFQLKAGSHPNKQLQQEWNEYGEEAFIFEVLEELKEKTEGYFDPADELNKMYEKWLVKLQPYGEAGYHNVAQ, encoded by the coding sequence ATGTCCACAAGCAGAAAAGCGGAATTAAAACGCCAATACAAAGAAACAAAGCCAATAGGAGGAGTGTATCAAATTAAAAACATTCAAAACCAAAAGATATTTGTAGGAAGTACTCCCAATTTAAAGATGATGAATGGTCGATTATTTCAATTAAAAGCAGGCTCTCATCCAAATAAGCAGCTACAACAGGAATGGAATGAATATGGAGAGGAGGCTTTTATTTTTGAAGTTTTGGAAGAGCTAAAGGAAAAAACGGAGGGATATTTTGATCCTGCTGATGAACTAAACAAGATGTACGAAAAATGGTTGGTAAAACTACAACCGTATGGGGAAGCCGGGTATCATAATGTAGCTCAGTAA
- a CDS encoding MFS transporter, giving the protein MVETIKQPHIFSHTFIRVILLSGIFLQIGTWVRNFAVLLYVMEITNNDPYVVSLISVAEFAPIFIFSFIGGTFADRWRPKRTMVWCDILSAISVFCVLGTLMFGSWKVIFFVTLFSAILSQFSQPSAMKLFKQHVPAEQMQAGMAMFQTLVAIFMILGPAIGTMVYQSFGITISIGVTGVAFLLSAAVLYQLPKDHQPEQNSNQTSLLQEMGDGLRYVWSKFVLRRLSICFIAVGLAVGLIQPLGIFVVVEQLGLPKENLQWLFTTTGVAMLLGGALVMTLSKKISPQKLLALGLLSSAFSVFGISFTQSFWVVLIFQFVNGLFFPCIQIGINTMILFSSEQKFVGRVNGVLSPLFSGMMVVTMSLAGVVKESVSLQASYQIAGLLFVTAVCVVIPLFKMQLQKQTDTRESLAEQEEIVDSQP; this is encoded by the coding sequence ATGGTGGAAACAATAAAACAACCGCATATTTTTTCACATACGTTTATTCGCGTTATTCTTTTATCAGGTATTTTTCTCCAGATTGGTACGTGGGTGCGTAATTTTGCTGTACTTCTCTATGTCATGGAGATTACAAATAATGACCCGTATGTTGTCTCTTTGATATCAGTGGCGGAGTTTGCCCCCATCTTTATCTTTTCATTTATTGGTGGAACATTTGCCGATCGTTGGAGACCCAAGAGAACAATGGTATGGTGCGACATCTTAAGTGCTATTTCTGTTTTTTGTGTATTAGGAACGCTTATGTTTGGATCATGGAAGGTTATCTTCTTTGTTACATTGTTCTCAGCGATCTTGTCGCAATTCTCACAGCCGTCCGCAATGAAACTGTTTAAACAGCATGTACCAGCTGAACAAATGCAAGCGGGAATGGCTATGTTTCAAACTCTAGTAGCGATCTTTATGATTCTTGGTCCAGCGATTGGAACAATGGTATATCAAAGCTTTGGTATTACAATATCGATTGGTGTAACAGGGGTTGCCTTTTTATTATCAGCAGCCGTCCTGTATCAATTACCAAAAGATCATCAACCTGAACAGAACTCTAATCAAACAAGCTTACTGCAAGAAATGGGAGACGGCTTACGTTACGTATGGTCTAAATTTGTCTTACGCCGGTTAAGCATTTGTTTCATAGCAGTGGGTCTGGCAGTAGGTCTTATCCAGCCATTAGGTATTTTTGTAGTTGTAGAACAATTAGGTTTACCCAAAGAGAATTTACAATGGTTATTTACAACGACTGGAGTAGCTATGTTACTTGGCGGGGCATTGGTAATGACTCTCTCGAAAAAAATCTCACCGCAAAAACTGCTAGCACTGGGACTTTTGAGCAGTGCGTTTTCCGTATTTGGTATTAGTTTTACGCAGAGCTTCTGGGTTGTGTTGATCTTCCAATTTGTAAATGGACTGTTTTTCCCCTGTATTCAAATTGGAATTAATACCATGATTTTGTTTTCCTCTGAACAAAAATTTGTTGGGAGGGTAAACGGGGTTCTTAGTCCCTTATTTTCAGGAATGATGGTCGTAACGATGAGTTTAGCTGGGGTGGTGAAAGAATCAGTTTCTCTACAAGCAAGCTATCAAATTGCTGGATTATTATTTGTAACTGCGGTTTGTGTAGTGATTCCCTTATTTAAAATGCAATTGCAAAAACAAACGGATACGAGAGAGTCATTGGCAGAGCAAGAAGAGATAGTGGACAGCCAACCCTAA
- a CDS encoding ABC-F family ATP-binding cassette domain-containing protein, protein MSMLTVQNVTQMYGDNIIFQNISFRLLQGEHAGLVGSNGAGKSTLLRILAGELLPDSGKVEWLSHLKIGYLQQHIHLQAGTTILQYLQGAFTHLYEIEKMMLALTEEMAIPSNNLEQLLARYGELQSILDHSDFYHIEAKIEEIASGLGITELGMDRDVEKLSGGQRTKLLLGKLLLEEPHALLLDEPTNYLDDVHIAWLTNYLKSYKHAYFVVSHDERFLNEITTTNYHLEHQTIKRYTGNYDYFVTSYAQSKLQLQNAYERQQKEITRLENFIEKNRVRKAKQAKSREKALERMARVGKPTSTTQPRFIFHIQSEPVSQILEAQNLQIGYTEPLLGPIDLRVNRGEKIAIVGYNGIGKSTMLRTLLGYLQPLSGNVLIGERVKPAYFSQEGLSSNQTPLEQVWSLRPDLTQKEIRQELARSGLTEQHIRQRLCSLSGGEQAKVRLCELMLTNSNVLVLDEPTNHLDAGSKDAFKEALKQYRGTILLVSHEPAFYEEWITQVWQVQEWCQ, encoded by the coding sequence ATGAGTATGTTAACAGTTCAAAATGTTACACAGATGTATGGTGATAACATTATCTTTCAAAATATAAGCTTTCGATTACTTCAAGGGGAACATGCTGGTCTTGTTGGAAGCAACGGAGCGGGAAAATCAACACTGCTTCGAATTTTAGCAGGCGAACTACTCCCTGATTCAGGGAAAGTTGAGTGGCTTTCTCATCTCAAGATTGGTTACCTACAGCAGCATATTCATTTACAAGCTGGTACAACTATTTTGCAGTATTTACAAGGTGCTTTTACCCATCTGTATGAGATAGAGAAAATGATGCTAGCATTAACAGAGGAAATGGCTATCCCCAGTAATAACCTTGAACAACTGCTAGCTCGCTATGGTGAGTTGCAAAGTATTCTTGATCACTCTGACTTTTATCATATAGAAGCCAAAATTGAAGAAATCGCTTCTGGATTAGGAATTACTGAACTCGGTATGGATCGTGATGTTGAAAAGCTAAGCGGTGGTCAGCGAACAAAGTTATTGTTAGGAAAGCTTTTATTAGAAGAGCCTCATGCTTTGTTACTCGATGAGCCAACAAACTATCTTGACGACGTGCATATAGCTTGGCTTACCAATTATTTAAAAAGCTATAAGCATGCCTATTTTGTGGTCTCGCATGATGAAAGATTTCTCAATGAAATTACAACTACCAATTATCATTTAGAACATCAGACGATCAAACGATACACAGGGAACTATGATTATTTCGTAACAAGCTATGCACAAAGTAAACTACAGCTACAAAATGCATATGAAAGGCAACAAAAGGAAATAACCAGGCTAGAGAATTTTATTGAAAAAAATCGTGTTCGCAAAGCCAAACAAGCAAAGAGCCGTGAGAAAGCATTAGAAAGAATGGCTCGCGTTGGGAAACCAACCTCAACGACACAACCACGCTTTATTTTTCATATTCAATCGGAGCCAGTAAGCCAGATTTTAGAAGCACAGAATTTACAAATCGGATATACAGAACCATTATTGGGGCCAATTGATTTACGAGTAAACCGCGGTGAAAAAATAGCGATTGTGGGCTACAACGGTATAGGTAAATCTACCATGCTTCGAACACTATTAGGATATTTGCAACCATTAAGTGGCAATGTACTAATCGGAGAACGAGTAAAACCAGCTTATTTTTCACAAGAAGGGTTGTCTTCGAATCAAACACCACTTGAGCAAGTCTGGTCATTGCGACCTGATTTAACCCAAAAAGAAATTAGGCAGGAGCTAGCTAGATCTGGTCTTACTGAACAACATATTCGCCAAAGACTCTGCTCATTGAGCGGTGGGGAACAAGCAAAGGTCAGGTTATGCGAGCTCATGCTAACAAACAGCAACGTACTCGTGTTAGATGAACCGACGAATCATTTGGATGCTGGCTCAAAAGATGCTTTTAAAGAAGCACTCAAGCAATATAGGGGAACAATATTACTTGTTTCTCATGAACCTGCGTTCTATGAAGAATGGATAACGCAAGTGTGGCAAGTACAGGAATGGTGCCAATAA
- a CDS encoding RluA family pseudouridine synthase, protein MNNRRNHPKKHVTKNNSKFTSKSQAPAKQYTVKEPSELLPFLLQHITHLSRNSIKSLLTRGQVLVNDRVVTTHNHVLHPGQTVSLQNKKVSETPPMIGIKILFEDDDVIVIQKEAGLLSIASPQEKELTVYRQLMTYVRVENPKNRIFVVHRLDRDTSGVMMFAKNEHVQQALQNSWKDSVKERLYVALVEGNVKKQAGTISSWLKESSTLKMYSSHYPNDGQHAVTHYKLLQSDRNFSLLEVQLETGRKNQIRVHMEDIGHPIVGDKKYGAKSKPIGRLGLHARVLAFVHPSTGELLRFETDIPKTFFHPFKKEAQQ, encoded by the coding sequence ATGAATAATAGAAGGAACCATCCCAAAAAACACGTAACTAAAAACAACAGCAAATTTACCAGTAAAAGTCAGGCCCCAGCCAAACAATATACGGTCAAAGAACCATCTGAATTACTACCGTTTTTATTACAGCATATTACACATCTCAGCCGGAACTCTATTAAATCCCTGTTAACACGCGGTCAGGTATTAGTAAACGACCGAGTGGTGACGACTCATAATCATGTATTGCATCCTGGACAAACGGTCTCCCTACAGAATAAAAAGGTTTCTGAAACACCACCTATGATTGGAATTAAAATTTTATTTGAAGATGATGATGTCATTGTTATCCAAAAAGAGGCTGGCTTGCTATCTATTGCTTCTCCACAAGAGAAAGAATTAACCGTCTATCGTCAATTAATGACCTATGTTCGTGTTGAGAATCCTAAAAATAGAATTTTTGTGGTGCACCGCCTAGATCGAGACACGTCTGGTGTTATGATGTTCGCTAAAAATGAACATGTTCAACAGGCACTTCAAAACTCTTGGAAAGACAGTGTCAAAGAACGTCTGTATGTTGCTCTTGTTGAAGGAAACGTTAAGAAACAGGCCGGAACTATTTCATCATGGCTAAAAGAAAGTAGTACATTAAAAATGTATTCCAGTCATTATCCAAATGATGGACAGCATGCTGTTACTCACTACAAATTGCTTCAGTCTGATCGGAATTTCTCCTTGCTAGAAGTTCAACTAGAGACAGGCCGCAAAAATCAAATCCGTGTCCATATGGAAGATATAGGACATCCTATTGTAGGTGATAAGAAATACGGCGCTAAATCAAAACCAATCGGTCGATTAGGGCTACACGCACGAGTCTTAGCTTTTGTACACCCTAGTACAGGAGAACTGCTGCGTTTTGAAACAGATATTCCTAAGACTTTTTTTCATCCATTTAAGAAGGAAGCCCAGCAATAA
- a CDS encoding transglycosylase domain-containing protein, which translates to MNHVLQGTAQPLKQSKPKTWRTRVPKWLVILLIAALFLQIIAYSIVTIAGTYLIDQQILTKTVGSSLGGQGTYVATDEMPAYLKDAFIAIEDHRYYYHKGIDYIAFGRALWINTMSESKRQGGSTISMQLARNLFLTNEKTYTRKVKEALIAMNLERQFSKDEIVEMYLNNIYFGHGKYGIEAAAQHYFGKTVRLHDPKLKTINESEAAMLAALPKAPENYSPIKYPDKAMTRQHVVLSRMKKLGYITDKQEQDFLKQKIILPTTGNELSRAASQS; encoded by the coding sequence ATGAATCATGTCTTACAAGGAACTGCACAACCGTTAAAACAGAGCAAGCCTAAAACCTGGCGTACCAGAGTACCAAAGTGGTTAGTGATACTGTTGATTGCTGCGCTTTTCTTACAGATTATTGCATATTCTATTGTAACCATAGCAGGTACTTATTTAATTGACCAACAGATCTTAACCAAGACGGTAGGTAGTAGTTTAGGAGGCCAGGGCACGTATGTTGCTACAGATGAAATGCCTGCCTATCTGAAGGATGCTTTTATCGCAATTGAAGACCATCGCTACTATTACCATAAAGGAATTGATTACATTGCATTTGGACGTGCCTTATGGATTAACACGATGTCAGAGAGTAAGCGGCAGGGTGGTAGCACGATCAGCATGCAACTAGCTAGAAATTTATTTTTAACAAATGAGAAAACCTATACACGTAAGGTAAAAGAAGCCTTAATCGCGATGAATTTAGAACGTCAATTTTCTAAAGATGAAATAGTAGAGATGTATTTAAACAATATTTATTTTGGTCATGGAAAATACGGAATTGAAGCAGCAGCTCAACATTATTTTGGAAAGACGGTACGTCTACATGATCCAAAGCTAAAAACAATTAATGAGAGTGAAGCAGCTATGTTAGCAGCTTTACCAAAAGCACCAGAAAATTATTCGCCAATCAAATATCCTGATAAAGCAATGACCCGGCAACATGTGGTATTAAGTCGAATGAAAAAGCTTGGTTATATCACAGATAAGCAGGAACAGGATTTTTTGAAACAAAAAATAATTTTACCCACAACAGGCAATGAGCTATCCAGAGCCGCCTCGCAGTCATAA
- a CDS encoding DMT family transporter, whose translation MGWLFVFLAAIFELIGVIGLKKFSINKSLINTVLFFGGFGTSFALLYASLNYLQLSVAYAVWIGIGTAGAVLVNMIFFNESKSIGRIISLIIIVVGVTGLKAVS comes from the coding sequence ATGGGTTGGTTATTTGTATTTCTAGCGGCAATATTTGAATTGATTGGTGTAATAGGCTTAAAAAAGTTTAGTATAAATAAATCTTTAATAAATACAGTTCTTTTCTTTGGAGGGTTCGGTACATCTTTTGCCCTCCTCTACGCATCTCTTAATTATCTTCAGTTAAGTGTAGCCTATGCCGTTTGGATTGGTATTGGAACAGCCGGTGCGGTACTAGTAAATATGATTTTTTTCAACGAGTCAAAAAGCATAGGACGTATCATCAGTCTCATCATCATTGTCGTCGGTGTGACTGGACTAAAAGCAGTCTCTTAA
- a CDS encoding DMT family transporter, with amino-acid sequence MNKAWIYVILTCLFELFWVYAFNVATTWWHWAIVGVIIIADFYLLSKACETLPTGTVYAIFAAAGTVGTALMDIFIFEGLFSLAKGLFMGLLVIGVISLKLADNKGEDAQGKGVA; translated from the coding sequence ATGAATAAAGCTTGGATTTATGTCATTTTAACTTGTTTATTCGAATTGTTTTGGGTTTATGCATTTAACGTGGCAACAACATGGTGGCACTGGGCTATCGTAGGTGTCATTATTATTGCAGATTTTTACCTTCTCTCTAAGGCATGCGAAACATTACCAACGGGTACAGTTTATGCTATTTTCGCAGCAGCAGGTACAGTAGGTACAGCCCTAATGGACATTTTTATCTTTGAAGGGTTATTCAGTCTAGCAAAAGGTCTATTTATGGGTCTTCTAGTCATCGGCGTAATTTCATTAAAACTTGCAGACAATAAAGGCGAAGACGCACAAGGGAAAGGAGTTGCTTAA